The Spiroplasma citri genomic sequence TTAAAATTATTGAGGAAGCAAATGATGAACAAATAAAAAATATTATTTCTATTTATGTTAAGGAAAATTTAGGGCGTGAATTAATTGGAGAAAAATTTTATACTATTCTTAACTATAATATTCAACAATTAATGTATAAATATGCTAATTATCCGCAAACAACGATATATCAATTAGAAAAAGAACTCACAGAATTAAAAAAGAAATTAAAAGATATTAAAAAACTAGAAAAAAATAAAATTGAAAGATAATTTAATTTTATTAAATGATTATGCTTTTCTAATTGATAAAGAAGATGACGAAAATCCATTAAGTCATAAAAAAATAACTAAAAATAAAAAACAAGTATTTTGTGATATTAAATCAATTTATGCTAATGATTTTTACACCGCTAGAATGGCGGGCATAAAATTAGAAATAAAATTACTTATAGATAAATATATGTATGATAATGAAAAATTTATTTTAATTGATTATAAATATCAAAATAATTGACAAGAATATGAAATTATTAGAACTTATGACAGACAAGATGGATTTTTAGAACTATTTTTAAGTTTAAGATAAGGTGTTAAAAATGAAAAAAAGTAATTCAGTAGTTGATATATTTGATTTTGTTGCAGACTCAATCCAACAATATACTTATGATATCCAAGAACAAATAAAAGCAGAAATTAAAAATGTAGGTGAAAAAATATTGGCAGAAATTAAAATTACTTGCCCTATTAGCAATAAACATTTAACAAAAAGAAGACATTTAAAAGATTATTTTGTTTTTAAAATAAAATTAACCAAAGATAAAATAATTGGTGTAATTTATGCCACTAAACAATATCAAATAATCCACTTATTAGAATATGGATATATTAATCATTGAAATAATGAAAAAATTAATCCTCGCCCATTTTTACGAAATGCTTATAATAAGTATATTGATGAATATATTAAAAAAATAGAAACTATTTTAAAATATTAGTTAAGATGATTATTAATAATAAAAGAGAGCAAAATATTAATTTAATTATTGAATTATTAAAAAAACTTTATCCAACTAAAAAGATTAAATATACATTTTTTAATTTTAATGAAGATAATTTCAATAACATTGAAAATAATATAACTTTTTATAGAATTAATGATAATACCTTTTTTTCATCAGATAATATTAATAATTTTATAAGACAAACATTCCAAATTTGCTTTAATTTTAAAAATGAAATTAATTTTAATGAAATTGAAAAACTAGAAAATGAATTAATAAATAAAAAAATAAATTATCAATTAGCACAAGAGTTTTATTTATACGAACAAAATTTATATATTGTAATTTATGAAATATTTTTGTTGCTAAAAAGATAAAAGGAGAAAATACAAATGAATAACAACATTATTGAATTTGGACTAGAAAATGTTCATTATGCAAAATTAAAATACAATCAAACAACAAACAAAACAGAATATGCAATCCCACAAAAAATATTAGGAGCAGTAAATTTAAGTTTAAATGTTAGTGAAAACACTAATACCTTTTATGCTGATAATAAACCATACTATATTTCACATTCTTTTCAAGGCTATAGTGGTAGTTTAACAATAGCAAAACCATCTGATGATTTTGAACAAGAAATTTTAGGAATTGAAAAAGATAAAAATGGAAATTATATTGAAAAATCAACTAGTTTAAAGAGTGAAATTGCTTTGGGGTTTGAAATCAAGGGTGATTTAGAAGAAAAAAGAATTTGGCTTTTAAGAGTTAATTTAAAACGCCCCAACCAAACTCATAATACTCAAACCGAAAATGTAAACCCAGATACTTATACTTTTGAATTAAACGCCTTACCACGAATTGAAGATAATGTTATTAAAATTAAAACAACAAAAAAAGCTAATGAAAATAATTATAATAACTACTTTTCTCAAGTTCCAAAATTAGAAAAAGAAGAAAAAAACGAAAATGAATAGATATTTAGAAAGTTTAAAATTAAAAGTTAATATAAGCACTTATGCATTAATTATTTATGAGGATTTATTTGGTTCATACGGAGAATTGTTAAATAAATTAGAAAAAGACAAATATGAATTTTCATTTATTTTAAAATTATTATTTTCTTTTACAAAAGCAGCTGATGAAAATCAATTTAAAGATTTTAAGGAATTTTGTCAAAAAATTACATTTAAAGAAATTACCGAAAATGTTAATGAAATTAATAACTTAATAATGGAATTTGTAGGTGCTAGTGTTAATGACAAAAATTTACAGGAATACGGCGAATTAACAAAAAAGTAGATTATAAATTTAATAAATTTACTCCTAACTTATTACTATGACTTAGTCATTTAGGGTTTTCAATTATAGACAGCAAATATATTAAATTAAAAACATTAATAGAAATTATAGAAATTTATAACAATCAAAACAAAAGATTAGCAACACAACAAGATATTAATAAATTTTTTTAAAGGAATAGTTAATTATGGCAAAAGAAATTAAAGGAATGAGCATAACTCTTGATAGTAATGTTTTAGAATTAAATAACAATTTTAAAAAAATAGCCGATAACATAAAACTATCAGGATCTAAATTAAAAAATTTTGATAATAATTTAAAATTTAAAAACGGTGATGAAATTGATATTTTAAATGAAAAATTTAATGAATATAAAAATATCATTGATAATATTTCAGAAAAAAAAGAACTTTTAATTGAAAAATATAATCAATTAAATAAAACCATTTTAGAAACACAAGAAGCATTATCAAAAACAAACGATACTGCCGAAAGAGAAAAATTAATACAAAAACAAAATAAATTAAATAAAGAATATGAATATACAAAAATAAATATTGATGCATCTAATCGCAGTTTAAACAACTTTAATGAAAAATTAAAAAATACCGCCCAAGAAATAAAAAATATTCCCTTTAAAAAATTTGAAGAATTTGGAACAAAGTGTCAAGAAATCGGAAAAAAATTAAGCACACATATTACAATACCCATTTTAGCAATCAAAGGAATTTTAACAAAAATAACTGTTGATACCGCCAAATATGCTGGTGAGCTTAAAAAAACATCAAAAGAAATCGGTATCACAGCAGAAAACTTACAAATATTTCGTTATATTGCAAAAAGAACTGGAATTACTAGCGAAGAATTAGAAAAGAGTTTTAAAAAATTACGACAAGGTATTAGTGCTATTTCTTATGGAATATCAAATGAAACAACAGAAGCTTTTAATAAATTAGGAATTAATATTAAAAATAATGAGGGTTCTTTAAAAGATACGGGAACTATTTTTTTAGAATTAAAAAAATCATTAGAACAAATAAGTGATGAAACTGAAAAAAATAATTTAATAATGGATGTTTTTGGTTCTAAGTTAGGAAAAAACCTTATTCCAATGCTTGCCTTATCAGATGAAGAAATTAAAAAAATGACAAGCAACATTAAAGATTTAGGCATTGTTTCAAATGAAAATGTTGAGAAAACAACACTATTAAACAAAAAATGAAATGAATTTAAACATGTTGTTAAT encodes the following:
- a CDS encoding phage head-tail connector protein is translated as MDLLNFVKLSLRIQHNLFDEEIKTLIQSSKNILINSGLPFKIIEEANDEQIKNIISIYVKENLGRELIGEKFYTILNYNIQQLMYKYANYPQTTIYQLEKELTELKKKLKDIKKLEKNKIER
- a CDS encoding major tail protein; protein product: MNNNIIEFGLENVHYAKLKYNQTTNKTEYAIPQKILGAVNLSLNVSENTNTFYADNKPYYISHSFQGYSGSLTIAKPSDDFEQEILGIEKDKNGNYIEKSTSLKSEIALGFEIKGDLEEKRIWLLRVNLKRPNQTHNTQTENVNPDTYTFELNALPRIEDNVIKIKTTKKANENNYNNYFSQVPKLEKEEKNENE
- a CDS encoding HK97 gp10 family phage protein, coding for MKKSNSVVDIFDFVADSIQQYTYDIQEQIKAEIKNVGEKILAEIKITCPISNKHLTKRRHLKDYFVFKIKLTKDKIIGVIYATKQYQIIHLLEYGYINHWNNEKINPRPFLRNAYNKYIDEYIKKIETILKY
- a CDS encoding phage tail tape measure protein, whose product is MAKEIKGMSITLDSNVLELNNNFKKIADNIKLSGSKLKNFDNNLKFKNGDEIDILNEKFNEYKNIIDNISEKKELLIEKYNQLNKTILETQEALSKTNDTAEREKLIQKQNKLNKEYEYTKINIDASNRSLNNFNEKLKNTAQEIKNIPFKKFEEFGTKCQEIGKKLSTHITIPILAIKGILTKITVDTAKYAGELKKTSKEIGITAENLQIFRYIAKRTGITSEELEKSFKKLRQGISAISYGISNETTEAFNKLGINIKNNEGSLKDTGTIFLELKKSLEQISDETEKNNLIMDVFGSKLGKNLIPMLALSDEEIKKMTSNIKDLGIVSNENVEKTTLLNKKWNEFKHVVNITKMNLASALLPVFESLVSFLEVSLIPIIKGITNFFNMFNDTTKKTIFIILGISASLGAVVYTIGKIINVISSLKTLLLGMAKHPILYGVLVSLSALAAGGVWLYNKFNKPPQNINQENQTNNYNKIENKNEFKPTIIIEGENDKERAEKILEYIGQWNNRV